In Bacillus sp. FJAT-45037, the following are encoded in one genomic region:
- a CDS encoding phosphatidylserine decarboxylase, with translation MVKQSMYRLFIELSNHKVNSYLLRKFATSKASRRLNKSFAKTFKLNEKEMLEPLESYESLHKLFIRQLNPLDRPINENEGIVVSPVDGILAEQHVLSPGVTFHVKGQDYTIEEMLGSKEAAQKYEGGTLMVLYLSPSHYHRIHSPVDAEVMKQWVLGGRSYPVNNYGLRYGRRPLSRNYRVITELDVDGRSLAVVKVGAMNVNTIELTHANPTIKRGEEMGYFSFGSTVVLIAQKGLMELATCDTPSDVKVGQKLTNKLI, from the coding sequence ATGGTTAAGCAATCAATGTATCGACTTTTTATCGAGTTATCGAATCACAAAGTAAATTCTTATTTACTAAGAAAATTTGCAACGTCAAAAGCTAGCAGACGATTAAACAAATCGTTTGCTAAAACGTTTAAATTAAATGAGAAAGAAATGTTAGAGCCGCTTGAATCTTATGAGAGTTTGCATAAATTGTTCATCCGTCAATTGAATCCACTTGATAGGCCAATTAATGAAAATGAAGGAATCGTTGTTAGCCCAGTCGATGGAATTTTAGCCGAGCAGCACGTACTCTCACCAGGAGTTACATTTCATGTGAAAGGCCAAGACTATACGATTGAAGAAATGCTTGGCTCAAAAGAAGCTGCTCAGAAATATGAGGGAGGGACCCTTATGGTTCTATACCTCAGTCCAAGTCATTATCACCGTATCCATAGCCCTGTTGATGCAGAGGTTATGAAACAGTGGGTATTAGGTGGACGTTCATACCCGGTGAATAACTACGGGCTTCGATACGGGAGACGACCACTGTCAAGAAATTACCGAGTCATTACCGAGCTAGATGTAGACGGACGTAGTCTAGCTGTTGTAAAAGTCGGAGCGATGAATGTGAATACAATTGAACTGACTCATGCCAACCCAACGATTAAACGCGGAGAAGAAATGGGATATTTCTCTTTTGGTTCAACCGTCGTTCTAATTGCACAAAAAGGACTGATGGAGTTGGCAACATGTGATACACCAAGTGATGTGAAAGTAGGACAGAAGTTAACAAATAAGCTAATATAA
- a CDS encoding YbjQ family protein, whose product MKIVTTDTIAGTDILEVIGYVKGGTIQSKHIGRDITAGLKGIVGGEIKGYNEMMEEARKLAIHRMVEDAKEQGANAVVGMRLQTSTVMGNAAEIIAYGTAIKIKEL is encoded by the coding sequence ATGAAAATAGTAACTACTGATACAATTGCAGGAACAGACATTCTAGAAGTAATTGGTTACGTTAAAGGCGGAACGATTCAAAGTAAGCATATCGGACGGGACATCACAGCAGGTCTAAAAGGCATTGTCGGTGGAGAGATTAAAGGGTATAACGAAATGATGGAGGAAGCGAGAAAGCTTGCGATTCACCGTATGGTTGAAGATGCGAAAGAACAAGGTGCGAATGCGGTTGTGGGAATGCGACTGCAAACATCTACTGTAATGGGAAATGCAGCGGAAATTATTGCATATGGAACAGCTATTAAAATAAAAGAATTATAG
- a CDS encoding alanine/glycine:cation symporter family protein has protein sequence MDILEILGRINGVLWGPPSLLLLFGTGLFLTFVLKGLQFRRLIYAFKIGFGKEDSKDAAAEGDVSHFKALMTALAATIGNGNIAGVATAITLGGPGAIFWMWIVGLLGMATKYGEALLAVKYRVKNDRGEYSSGPMYYIERGLGRKFKWLAIAFAFFGAFAALGIGNSVQSNTIADVTSNSFGMANWVTGLILIVLVSVIIFGGIQRISTVASIFVPIMAFLYMGGATIILILNYDMIIPAFELIFYYAFNPVAAAGGFLGVVVSEAIRNGVARGIFSNEAGLGTAALIAGNARADHPVKQALVAMTGTFIVTIIVCTMTGLTLLITGFWDPSGGLLSGVTHDATLEGGALTSAAFGSVLGAVGEYIVAFSVIFFGFSTIVGWYVYGEKCFEYLAGSKGIAGYRMVYIAACGVGTVANLATVWAFADMANALMMIPNLIALLLLWKVIVAETNDYFNNFYEAAHKQTGKSLNQ, from the coding sequence ATGGACATCTTAGAAATACTAGGAAGAATCAATGGCGTGTTATGGGGACCGCCCAGTCTGCTCTTATTATTTGGGACAGGCCTTTTCTTAACATTCGTCTTAAAAGGTCTTCAATTTCGTCGATTAATTTATGCATTTAAAATTGGATTTGGTAAAGAGGATAGTAAGGATGCTGCAGCTGAAGGTGATGTGAGTCACTTTAAAGCGTTAATGACAGCGCTTGCGGCTACAATCGGAAATGGTAACATCGCAGGGGTTGCTACAGCGATCACCCTAGGTGGACCAGGGGCCATTTTTTGGATGTGGATTGTTGGTCTACTAGGTATGGCAACAAAGTATGGAGAAGCTTTACTTGCAGTGAAATATCGCGTCAAGAATGATCGAGGCGAGTACTCGAGTGGTCCGATGTATTACATCGAGCGAGGGCTCGGTCGGAAATTTAAGTGGTTAGCCATTGCCTTTGCCTTCTTTGGTGCGTTTGCTGCACTAGGTATAGGAAACAGTGTTCAATCCAATACAATTGCTGATGTAACAAGCAATAGTTTCGGTATGGCGAACTGGGTTACGGGTTTAATTTTAATTGTTCTCGTTAGTGTGATCATTTTTGGTGGAATTCAACGGATTAGTACCGTAGCGAGTATCTTTGTTCCAATCATGGCCTTCTTATATATGGGTGGAGCAACAATCATTCTTATCTTAAATTATGATATGATCATTCCGGCTTTTGAACTAATTTTCTATTATGCCTTTAATCCTGTAGCTGCGGCTGGTGGCTTCCTTGGGGTAGTCGTGTCAGAAGCCATTCGTAACGGGGTTGCTCGTGGTATCTTCTCCAATGAAGCTGGTCTGGGTACGGCGGCTTTAATTGCTGGTAATGCACGTGCAGATCACCCTGTAAAACAAGCGTTGGTTGCTATGACAGGTACATTCATCGTAACGATTATTGTCTGTACGATGACTGGGCTAACATTGTTAATCACAGGGTTCTGGGACCCATCTGGTGGATTGCTCTCGGGCGTGACACATGATGCAACACTTGAGGGTGGAGCGTTAACAAGTGCAGCCTTCGGTTCTGTCCTTGGAGCTGTCGGCGAATACATCGTTGCGTTTTCTGTTATCTTCTTCGGCTTTTCAACGATTGTTGGTTGGTATGTATACGGAGAAAAGTGTTTTGAATATTTAGCTGGTTCTAAAGGGATTGCAGGATATCGTATGGTCTACATCGCAGCGTGTGGTGTCGGAACCGTGGCGAACCTTGCAACGGTTTGGGCGTTTGCTGATATGGCCAATGCTTTAATGATGATTCCTAACTTAATTGCTCTCCTTCTACTGTGGAAGGTAATAGTCGCTGAAACAAATGATTACTTTAATAATTTTTATGAAGCAGCTCACAAACAAACAGGAAAGAGCTTAAATCAATAA